Proteins co-encoded in one Streptococcus ruminicola genomic window:
- a CDS encoding ABC transporter permease encodes MVKYILKRVAILLVTLWVVVTLSFFLMQVMPGTPYNNPKLTDEMIALMNKQYGLDKPVWQQYLTYLWNILHGDFGTSYQSINQPVGRLISQRLGVSIQLGVQALIVGLLAGLAVGAASARNKNNWIDGVLSVISTLGISVPSFIIGLFLLVTLGFKWSLFPLAGWGSFEQTIMPSIALAIPVFAQVTRFFRGQMIETLSSDYIQLATAKGLNKRQVTRKHAYRNSMIPVLTLVGPMAANLLTGSALIEQIFSIPGIGQQFVTSIPAKDYPVIMGTTIVYAMMLMVAILVTDIATSIVDPRVRLQ; translated from the coding sequence ATGGTAAAATACATTCTTAAACGTGTTGCTATTCTTCTTGTAACACTCTGGGTAGTTGTTACCCTGTCGTTTTTCCTCATGCAAGTTATGCCTGGGACACCTTACAATAACCCAAAATTAACTGATGAGATGATTGCTTTAATGAACAAACAATATGGGTTGGATAAACCGGTTTGGCAACAATATCTTACATATCTATGGAATATTCTCCATGGTGATTTTGGTACAAGTTACCAATCAATCAACCAACCAGTCGGTCGTTTGATTTCACAACGCTTGGGTGTTTCAATTCAACTTGGTGTTCAAGCCCTAATCGTTGGTCTTCTTGCTGGTCTTGCGGTTGGTGCTGCATCAGCACGTAATAAAAATAACTGGATTGATGGTGTACTTAGTGTTATTTCTACACTTGGTATTTCAGTACCATCATTCATTATCGGTCTTTTCTTATTGGTTACTCTTGGTTTCAAATGGAGCTTGTTCCCACTTGCAGGATGGGGCTCATTTGAACAAACAATCATGCCATCTATTGCCTTAGCAATCCCAGTCTTTGCTCAAGTAACACGTTTCTTCCGTGGACAAATGATTGAAACATTGAGTTCTGATTACATTCAATTAGCAACTGCTAAAGGTTTGAATAAACGTCAAGTGACACGTAAACACGCGTACCGTAACTCAATGATTCCAGTTTTGACTTTGGTTGGTCCTATGGCAGCAAACTTGCTAACAGGTTCAGCTTTGATTGAACAAATTTTCTCAATTCCAGGAATTGGTCAACAATTTGTAACATCAATCCCAGCTAAAGACTATCCAGTAATTATGGGAACAACAATCGTTTATGCAATGATGTTGATGGTTGCTATCTTGGTAACAGATATTGCAACAAGTATTGTTGATCCACGTGTACGCTTGCAATAA
- a CDS encoding ABC transporter permease, which yields MAEKTREFKLVGVGSASSQEKIEKPALSFMQDAWRRLKKNKLAVISMWFLGILLVFSMISVVLVPRDDANAFNTKEVTTYRNLPPKLSDNLPFWNGKITYSGNTEANDAYADQGVPEGKKFILGTDNLGRSVAKRIIVGVRISLLIAIVATLIDLLIGVTYGLISGYVGGRVDMVMQRIIEVISSIPNLVIVTMLGLLLGNGVTSIIISIAIVGWTSMARQVRNLTLSYREQEFVLAARSLGESAPKIAFKHILPNISGIIIVQIMMTVPSAIMYEAVLSAINLGVKPPTASLGSLITDAQEYLQYYPYQVTLPALALVLISLAFILLGDGLRDAFDPKSGDR from the coding sequence ATGGCAGAAAAAACAAGAGAATTTAAGCTTGTTGGTGTTGGTTCAGCCAGCTCACAAGAAAAAATTGAAAAGCCTGCTCTTTCTTTTATGCAAGATGCATGGCGCCGTTTGAAGAAAAATAAATTAGCTGTTATTTCAATGTGGTTCTTGGGAATTTTACTCGTATTCTCAATGATTTCAGTAGTTTTGGTACCACGTGATGACGCTAATGCTTTCAATACAAAAGAAGTTACAACTTACCGTAACCTTCCACCAAAACTTAGTGACAACCTTCCATTCTGGAACGGTAAAATTACTTATTCTGGTAATACTGAAGCTAACGATGCTTATGCAGACCAAGGTGTTCCAGAAGGTAAAAAATTTATCCTTGGTACTGATAACCTAGGTCGTAGTGTTGCCAAACGTATCATCGTAGGTGTGCGTATCTCACTTCTTATTGCTATCGTTGCAACATTGATTGACCTTTTGATTGGGGTAACTTATGGTTTGATTTCAGGTTATGTTGGCGGACGTGTCGACATGGTTATGCAACGTATTATCGAAGTTATTTCATCAATTCCTAACTTGGTTATCGTTACAATGCTTGGTCTTTTGCTTGGTAATGGTGTTACATCAATCATTATTTCAATTGCTATCGTTGGATGGACATCAATGGCTCGTCAAGTACGTAACTTAACACTTTCTTACCGCGAACAAGAGTTTGTTCTTGCTGCTCGTTCATTGGGTGAAAGTGCTCCTAAAATCGCATTTAAACACATCCTTCCAAATATTTCAGGGATTATTATTGTTCAAATTATGATGACAGTTCCAAGTGCCATCATGTATGAAGCTGTGCTTTCAGCTATTAACCTTGGGGTAAAACCACCAACAGCGTCACTTGGTTCATTGATTACTGATGCTCAAGAATACTTACAATACTACCCTTATCAAGTAACTCTACCAGCCCTTGCTTTGGTATTAATCTCACTTGCTTTCATCTTGTTAGGTGACGGTCTTCGTGATGCATTTGATCCAAAATCTGGTGATCGTTAG